A region from the Hyalangium gracile genome encodes:
- a CDS encoding YARHG domain-containing protein, whose translation MTTLGRFSVLWLGLAASNALAGSCFCDIDLYPKVLLGKATPQDLAQCEQRPSRSDALGCMRALSFKNVQKGDQTAESFRLGVEALVAATKDKALSKDATSLLLTSQSYRDPELRAKVRPAMERAGRAPLWDTLVKASSGDAAGFTQALYSYCEQYPIISALELDNVSLAQLWPPPSGVKPADARKRFSCPYGQNLVLDAAIRALSGDLPAEPLALLSPQQLRILRNAVYARHGRTFQAKDLQDFFSQEPWYRKDPAYTDAVLTPQDQRNLEVIQAAESRAKK comes from the coding sequence ATGACGACACTGGGTCGCTTCTCCGTGCTGTGGCTGGGGCTCGCCGCGTCCAACGCTCTGGCGGGCTCCTGCTTCTGTGACATCGATCTCTACCCGAAGGTCCTGCTGGGCAAGGCCACGCCCCAGGACCTGGCGCAGTGCGAGCAGCGCCCCAGCCGCTCCGATGCGCTCGGCTGCATGCGGGCGCTCTCCTTCAAGAACGTCCAGAAGGGGGACCAGACCGCCGAGTCCTTCCGGCTCGGAGTGGAAGCACTCGTCGCAGCCACGAAGGACAAGGCCCTCTCCAAGGACGCGACCTCCCTGCTGCTCACCTCCCAGTCGTACCGGGATCCCGAGCTTCGCGCGAAGGTCCGCCCCGCCATGGAGCGCGCGGGCCGGGCGCCGCTCTGGGACACGCTGGTGAAGGCCTCCAGTGGCGACGCGGCCGGCTTCACCCAGGCGCTCTACTCCTACTGCGAGCAGTACCCCATCATCTCCGCGCTGGAGCTGGACAACGTGTCGCTGGCCCAGCTCTGGCCGCCGCCCTCGGGCGTGAAGCCCGCGGACGCGCGCAAGCGCTTCTCCTGTCCGTATGGGCAGAACCTCGTGCTGGATGCCGCCATCCGTGCCCTGAGCGGGGACCTGCCGGCCGAGCCCCTCGCCCTGCTGTCGCCGCAGCAGCTCCGCATCCTGCGCAACGCGGTGTACGCCCGGCACGGCCGCACCTTCCAGGCGAAGGATCTGCAGGACTTCTTCTCGCAGGAGCCGTGGTACCGCAAGGACCCGGCCTACACGGATGCCGTGCTCACGCCGCAGGACCAGCGCAACCTGGAGGTGATCCAGGCCGCGGAGTCCCGAGCGAAGAAGTAG
- a CDS encoding N-acetylmuramoyl-L-alanine amidase, whose protein sequence is MPSNEYRVKSGDTLSAIARRHDVAVDVLARTNGISDVNRIYVGQVLKLPEPVTAEQLLPAQSPTHRVLAGEKLEDIALEYVVSVEELREANGLSETDAIFMGQVLTLPQKTPATETKPLNTQGRTTTSEDGAPTINEVMEVAFRITGAFEGGQAKAYQNKDSGIVSYGKHQATLASGTLGIILQKYVDQSQSVTAKQLSVYMPKVNKKDESLREDAGFKKLLLAAADDALMGTIQDAVFAEKYWPAAEKGAKADKLESPLALAMYYDTNIQGGLSDVRTSTATSLKGKDYTEAEWLKEFNTQRDLRLKRLAEKRSKAAKDPKKSAKEKQSLEKDAAMIEGSRSRVKDLQKLVTDGDLQLKGDKDGKILANGKWVDGLKSGGGKTSEQGGTSVVQPGGVKTSEQGGTSVVQVEKPAVVSKPSANYGSRGSTKIDAIIMHHTASNNAAQDLVQLTKKGTGVSAHYLIAPDGTVYQLVDDDKRAWHAGVSAIREEKTDVNSRSIGIELTNDGLGKTPFTEEQYEALEKLVPYLAVTYDIPMENILGHRDVAPKRKTDPADNFDWPRVRKAVTAARSGTGTGTTTDSKPKTTVVTTGSTGNTTTGSTGNTTPLSGNFNTALKDWITLHEDRRYQVYTDTKGHPTVGIGFNLDREGAQQSLKALGVDYAAVKAGRTKLTDAQIDALFEADVKGVVETARTLLGQKTYDALNDARKIVVLDMIFNLGATGFGKFKKLIQALQRTDYQAAALEMEDSLWYGQVGRRSKNDVASMRTGTLSSTSSGTKGSGSTTQKPVEDPKKKTEPTKGTGKKPSQPTQAVDLNEIARNVHGAVSGIGTDEQTIYTNLARLNYDERLIKEFKSVYQSLYGVDVVADLKADLSNSWWGGSELDRALAYLTPGGSSQEDDGGEGFTIDSKNAYIVKLATGKLTTGADGTCVTQVRTNMTALGVPTYSTTGNDPNNSRGAMVQLLNSGQWESVPIAGSEQRTIESKTSGGKNAYGNAKAYVCQGRDVLTAVAAGQIPAGTIIFQTMHGWDYSGGASGNDVGIIRNDNGVLKTFNYKLMSGVLVHESAKKKRNITKDDEVVLIVPKSALKKH, encoded by the coding sequence ATGCCCAGCAACGAATACCGGGTCAAATCGGGAGATACGCTGTCTGCCATCGCCCGGCGGCACGATGTCGCCGTGGACGTGCTCGCCCGGACGAACGGGATCAGCGACGTCAATCGCATCTACGTCGGTCAGGTGCTGAAGCTCCCGGAGCCGGTCACCGCCGAGCAGCTCCTTCCGGCGCAGTCGCCGACCCACCGGGTCCTGGCGGGCGAGAAACTGGAAGACATTGCCCTCGAGTACGTCGTCTCGGTGGAGGAGCTGCGCGAGGCCAACGGCCTCTCCGAGACGGACGCCATCTTCATGGGGCAGGTGCTGACCCTCCCCCAGAAGACGCCGGCTACCGAGACGAAGCCGCTGAACACGCAGGGAAGGACCACCACGTCCGAGGACGGTGCTCCGACGATCAACGAAGTCATGGAGGTGGCCTTCCGCATCACCGGCGCCTTCGAGGGAGGACAGGCGAAGGCCTACCAGAACAAGGACAGCGGGATCGTCAGCTACGGGAAGCACCAGGCGACGCTGGCGTCGGGAACGCTCGGCATCATCCTCCAGAAGTACGTGGACCAGTCGCAGAGCGTGACGGCGAAGCAGCTGTCCGTCTACATGCCCAAGGTCAACAAGAAGGACGAGTCCCTGAGGGAGGATGCGGGCTTCAAGAAGCTGCTCCTGGCGGCGGCCGATGATGCCCTGATGGGCACCATCCAGGATGCCGTCTTCGCCGAGAAGTACTGGCCCGCGGCCGAGAAGGGAGCCAAGGCCGACAAGCTCGAGTCTCCGCTGGCCCTGGCCATGTACTACGACACCAACATCCAGGGCGGCCTGAGCGACGTCCGGACCTCGACGGCCACGAGCCTCAAGGGCAAGGACTACACGGAGGCCGAGTGGCTGAAGGAGTTCAACACGCAGCGGGATCTGCGCCTGAAGAGGCTCGCGGAGAAGCGGAGCAAGGCCGCCAAGGACCCCAAGAAGTCCGCCAAGGAGAAGCAGAGCCTCGAGAAGGACGCGGCCATGATCGAGGGCTCCCGCTCGCGAGTGAAGGATCTGCAGAAGCTGGTGACGGACGGAGATCTCCAGCTCAAGGGTGACAAGGACGGGAAGATCCTCGCCAACGGCAAGTGGGTCGATGGCCTGAAGTCGGGAGGCGGGAAGACCTCGGAGCAGGGTGGCACGTCCGTGGTCCAGCCAGGAGGTGTGAAGACCTCGGAGCAGGGCGGTACGTCCGTGGTCCAGGTGGAGAAGCCCGCGGTCGTGAGCAAGCCCTCGGCCAACTATGGCTCGCGTGGCTCGACGAAGATCGACGCCATCATCATGCACCACACCGCGAGCAACAACGCGGCGCAGGATCTGGTGCAGCTGACCAAGAAGGGCACGGGGGTGAGCGCGCACTACCTCATCGCGCCGGATGGCACCGTCTACCAGCTGGTGGATGACGACAAGCGGGCGTGGCACGCGGGCGTGTCGGCGATCCGGGAAGAGAAGACGGACGTGAACTCGCGCTCCATCGGCATCGAGCTCACGAACGACGGACTGGGCAAGACGCCCTTCACCGAGGAGCAGTACGAGGCGCTGGAGAAGCTCGTCCCGTACCTGGCCGTGACGTACGACATCCCGATGGAGAACATCCTCGGACACCGGGATGTGGCCCCGAAGCGCAAGACGGACCCGGCGGACAACTTCGACTGGCCCCGGGTGCGCAAGGCCGTCACCGCGGCTCGGAGTGGCACTGGCACGGGGACCACCACCGACAGCAAGCCGAAGACGACGGTCGTGACGACCGGCTCCACGGGAAACACGACCACTGGCTCCACGGGAAACACGACGCCCCTCTCCGGGAACTTCAATACCGCGCTGAAGGACTGGATCACGTTGCACGAGGATCGCCGCTACCAGGTCTACACCGACACCAAGGGACACCCGACGGTGGGCATCGGCTTCAACCTGGATCGGGAAGGTGCCCAGCAGAGCTTGAAGGCGCTGGGGGTCGACTACGCGGCGGTCAAGGCCGGGCGCACGAAGCTGACGGACGCGCAGATCGACGCGTTGTTCGAGGCGGACGTGAAGGGCGTGGTCGAGACCGCTCGGACCTTGCTCGGACAGAAGACGTACGACGCCCTGAATGACGCGCGGAAGATCGTCGTGCTCGACATGATCTTCAACCTGGGAGCGACCGGGTTCGGCAAGTTCAAGAAGCTGATTCAAGCGCTCCAGAGAACCGACTACCAGGCGGCCGCCCTCGAGATGGAAGACTCGCTCTGGTACGGGCAGGTCGGCCGCCGCTCCAAGAACGACGTGGCCTCGATGCGGACCGGCACGCTGTCATCGACGAGCTCGGGCACGAAGGGGAGCGGCTCCACCACCCAGAAGCCTGTCGAGGATCCGAAGAAGAAGACCGAGCCGACCAAGGGGACTGGGAAGAAGCCGTCTCAGCCCACGCAGGCTGTCGACCTCAACGAGATTGCCCGGAACGTCCATGGCGCCGTGAGCGGAATCGGAACGGACGAGCAGACGATCTACACGAACCTCGCCAGGCTGAATTACGACGAGAGGCTCATCAAGGAGTTCAAGAGCGTCTACCAGAGCCTCTATGGCGTGGATGTGGTGGCGGACCTCAAGGCCGATCTGTCGAACTCCTGGTGGGGCGGCTCCGAGCTGGACCGCGCGCTGGCGTACCTCACGCCGGGCGGCTCATCGCAGGAGGACGACGGTGGTGAAGGCTTCACCATCGACAGCAAGAACGCGTACATCGTCAAGCTGGCGACGGGGAAGCTGACGACGGGCGCTGACGGCACCTGCGTGACGCAGGTGCGTACGAACATGACCGCGCTGGGAGTGCCGACCTACAGCACGACCGGAAATGATCCGAACAACTCGCGGGGAGCGATGGTCCAGTTGCTCAACTCGGGGCAGTGGGAGTCGGTGCCGATTGCTGGCTCGGAGCAGCGCACGATTGAGAGCAAGACATCGGGCGGGAAGAATGCGTACGGCAACGCCAAGGCCTACGTCTGCCAGGGGCGAGACGTGCTGACTGCGGTGGCGGCGGGGCAGATCCCCGCGGGCACCATCATCTTCCAGACGATGCACGGCTGGGACTACAGCGGCGGGGCCTCGGGGAACGACGTCGGCATCATTCGTAACGACAACGGCGTGCTGAAGACCTTCAACTACAAGCTGATGTCGGGCGTGCTCGTCCACGAGAGCGCGAAGAAGAAGCGCAACATCACGAAGGACGACGAGGTGGTGCTGATCGTTCCGAAGAGCGCCCTCAAGAAGCACTGA
- a CDS encoding type VI secretion system contractile sheath domain-containing protein: MDATHPTGTRVRWLVAGALRPSPSGQRFPLTRDSFAEQLGRSTSGLRIPVQDRIGSGDANSYEVSFPSLHAFQLSELVDSTPDLRVLRGAHAALCGAGALHPDDAAHLQSVMGSGRLAAAMAQAAQGSRSPEEARRSALAVLEETLFTTARDILQHPRVARLESAWRGLQWLWEHCPASAGLELEVLDVEPHSLLEALTQCLDVAPLQRPDACFILDESADLDALRQLAALGEQASLPMVVAVPHSLLGEGPSPSSDTEARLREQWRRLRAEESSRWLCAALNPVVMLAEQHGGIRRQCFTSPVLAVAALLAASFRDTRTFGRLGGPGSSTRAPAVWKPQAGSTVATEVCLSLREQERLAAQGLLGVSGWWDSDAVMLAAAPTVYGGRDATPLPAQLLTGRLVRLAQELTERLPAGAAPDAIAAAFSRAAEVFLPTGSKQDCQLHARVVSTGRGERGVQVRASVRPELAGTHLQLAFTLPLPG; this comes from the coding sequence ATGGACGCCACCCATCCGACAGGCACGCGCGTGCGCTGGCTCGTCGCCGGCGCCCTCCGGCCCTCGCCCTCGGGCCAGCGATTTCCGCTCACGCGGGACTCCTTCGCCGAGCAGCTCGGCCGCTCCACGAGCGGCCTGCGCATCCCCGTCCAGGACCGCATCGGCTCCGGCGATGCGAACTCCTATGAGGTCTCCTTCCCCTCGCTCCACGCCTTCCAGCTCTCGGAGCTCGTCGACTCGACTCCGGACCTGCGCGTCCTGCGCGGCGCCCATGCGGCGCTCTGCGGCGCCGGAGCGCTCCATCCGGATGACGCGGCGCACCTCCAGTCCGTCATGGGGTCTGGCCGGCTCGCCGCCGCCATGGCCCAGGCCGCCCAGGGCTCGCGCTCGCCCGAGGAGGCCCGTCGCTCCGCGCTGGCGGTCCTCGAGGAGACTCTCTTCACCACGGCTCGGGACATCCTCCAGCACCCGCGGGTGGCGCGACTGGAGTCCGCCTGGCGCGGGCTGCAGTGGCTGTGGGAGCACTGCCCCGCCTCCGCCGGCCTGGAGCTCGAGGTGCTCGACGTCGAGCCCCACTCGCTCCTGGAAGCGCTCACCCAGTGCCTCGACGTCGCCCCCCTCCAGCGGCCGGATGCGTGCTTCATCCTCGACGAGAGCGCGGACCTCGACGCCCTGCGGCAACTCGCGGCCCTGGGAGAGCAGGCCTCGCTGCCCATGGTGGTGGCCGTGCCCCACTCCCTCCTCGGGGAAGGACCGTCTCCCTCGAGTGACACGGAGGCGCGCCTGCGCGAGCAGTGGCGACGGCTTCGCGCCGAGGAGTCCTCGCGCTGGCTGTGTGCCGCCCTCAACCCCGTGGTGATGCTGGCCGAGCAGCACGGAGGCATCCGCCGTCAGTGCTTCACCAGCCCCGTGCTCGCCGTGGCCGCCCTGCTGGCCGCGAGCTTCCGCGACACCCGCACCTTTGGCCGCCTCGGCGGTCCCGGCAGCAGCACCCGAGCCCCCGCGGTGTGGAAGCCCCAAGCAGGCTCGACCGTAGCCACCGAGGTCTGCCTCTCCCTGCGAGAACAGGAGCGGCTGGCCGCGCAGGGCCTGCTCGGCGTGAGCGGCTGGTGGGACTCGGATGCCGTGATGCTGGCGGCGGCTCCCACCGTGTACGGCGGCAGGGATGCCACGCCGCTCCCCGCGCAGCTCCTCACCGGCCGCCTCGTCCGCCTCGCCCAGGAGCTCACCGAGCGCCTACCCGCGGGCGCCGCGCCGGACGCGATCGCAGCCGCCTTCTCCCGAGCCGCCGAGGTCTTCCTGCCCACCGGCTCGAAGCAGGACTGCCAGCTCCATGCCCGGGTGGTGTCCACCGGGCGTGGCGAGCGGGGCGTCCAGGTTCGCGCCTCCGTGCGGCCCGAGCTGGCGGGAACCCACCTGCAGCTCGCGTTCACCCTGCCCCTGCCCGGCTGA